The following DNA comes from Marichromatium purpuratum 984.
TCACGGCCACTGGCCTTTGCTTCTGGTACGCGAAGCTTCGCATAATAGCAGTTTGCCCTGGGCCGGCGCAGGCCGGACCATCGGCGTGGCGGCGAGCGCGCCTCCTGCCATCGACATCGAGACCTCTGCGGCCAGCCCATGGACACCATCCGCATCCGCGGCGCACGCACCCACAATCTCAAGGGGATCGACCTCGATCTGCCGCGCGAGCGGCTGATCGTCTTCACCGGGCTGTCGGGCTCGGGCAAGTCCTCGCTCGCCTTCGACACCCTCTACGCCGAGGGTCAGCGGCGCTATGTCGAGTCGCTCTCGGCCTATGCCCGGCAATTCCTCTCGGTGATGGACAAGCCCGACGTCGACCACATCGAGGGGCTCTCGCCGGCAATCTCGATCGAGCAGAAGACCACCTCGCACAACCCGCGCTCGACCGTCGGCACCATCACCGAGATCTACGACTATCTGCGCCTGCTCTTCGCCCGCGCCGGCGAGCCGCGCTGCCCCACCCACGGCGTGGCGCTCGCCGCCCAGACGGTCAGTCAGATGGTCGACCAGGTGCTCGCCCGCCCCGAGGGCGAGCGGCTGATGCTGCTCGCCCCGGTGGTACGCAACCGCAAGGGCGACCACCAGCGCCTGCTCGGCGAGCTGCACGCCCAGGGCTTCGTGCGCGCGCTGATCGACGGTGCCATCCACGAGCTCGACGCCCTGCCGGCGCTCGACGCCAAGCGCCGACACGACATCGCCCTGGTGGTCGATCGCTTCCGCGTGCGCGCCGACCTCGCCAGCCGTCTGGCCGAGTCCTTCGAGACTGCGCTGGCGCTCACCGAGGGCGTCGCCAGCGTCGTCGCCCTCGACGCGCCCAATCAGCCGTTGCTCACCTTCTCGGCCAACTTCGCCTGCCCGCACTGCGGCTACAGCATCACCGAGCTCGAACCCCGCGCCTTCTCCTTCAACAACCCCGCCGGCGCCTGCCCGGAGTGCGACGGTCTCGGCATCGAGCAGTTCTTCGACCCCGACAAGGTCGTGATCCACCCCGAGCTGAGCCTCGCCGGCGGCGCGGTGCGCGGCTGGGACCGGCGCAACGCTTATTACTTCGGGCTGATCCGCGCGCTCGGCGCGCACTATGGCTTCGACGTCGAGACCCCCTGGCGCGAGCTGCCCGAGACGGTGCGCGAGCGGGTGCTGTTGGGCAGCGGCGAGGCGCGCATTCGCGTGCGCCTGCCCAACGAGCGCGGCCCGGGGCGCGAGCGCCCCTTCGAGGGGGTGATCCGCAACATGGAGCGGCGCTACCGCGAGACCGAGTCGAACACCGTGCGCGAGGAGCTGGCGCGCTATCTCTCCCACCAGCCCTGCCCCGCCTGCCAGGGCTCGCGCCTCAACCAGGCAGCGCGTCACGTCTTCATCGGCGAGCACAACCTGCCGGCGCTGACCGCGCTGCCGGTGGGCGAGTCGCTGCGTTTCTTCGAGGGACTCAGGCTCACCGGCGCGCGCGGCGAGATCGGCGCCAAGGTGATCGGCGAGATCGCCACCCGGCTGCGCTTCCTGGTCGATGTCGGCCTCGACTATCTCACCCTCGAGCGCAGCGCCGACACCCTCTCCGGCGGCGAGGCCCAGCGCATCCGCCTGGCCAGCCAGATCGGTGCCGGGCTGGTCGGGGTGCTCTATATCCTCGACGAACCCTCGATCGGGCTGCACCAGCGCGACAACGCCCGGCTGCTGCGCACCCTCACCCATCTGCGCGACCTCGGCAACACGGTGATCGTAGTCGAGCACGATGAGGATGCGATCCGCGCCGCCGACCAGGTCGTCGACCTCGGCCCCGGCGCCGGTGCCCACGGCGGCCAGGTGATCGCCCAGGGCAGCGCCGCAGAGATCGCCGA
Coding sequences within:
- the uvrA gene encoding excinuclease ABC subunit UvrA, whose translation is MDTIRIRGARTHNLKGIDLDLPRERLIVFTGLSGSGKSSLAFDTLYAEGQRRYVESLSAYARQFLSVMDKPDVDHIEGLSPAISIEQKTTSHNPRSTVGTITEIYDYLRLLFARAGEPRCPTHGVALAAQTVSQMVDQVLARPEGERLMLLAPVVRNRKGDHQRLLGELHAQGFVRALIDGAIHELDALPALDAKRRHDIALVVDRFRVRADLASRLAESFETALALTEGVASVVALDAPNQPLLTFSANFACPHCGYSITELEPRAFSFNNPAGACPECDGLGIEQFFDPDKVVIHPELSLAGGAVRGWDRRNAYYFGLIRALGAHYGFDVETPWRELPETVRERVLLGSGEARIRVRLPNERGPGRERPFEGVIRNMERRYRETESNTVREELARYLSHQPCPACQGSRLNQAARHVFIGEHNLPALTALPVGESLRFFEGLRLTGARGEIGAKVIGEIATRLRFLVDVGLDYLTLERSADTLSGGEAQRIRLASQIGAGLVGVLYILDEPSIGLHQRDNARLLRTLTHLRDLGNTVIVVEHDEDAIRAADQVVDLGPGAGAHGGQVIAQGSAAEIADDPASLTGRYLSGAERIAIPTRRQPPDPERQLRILGARGNNLRAVDVAIPVGTLCCVTGVSGSGKSTLINDTLYPVAARHFNGASLRPRPHGAIEGLEHFDKVIDIDQSPIGRTPRSNPATYTGLFNMVRELFANVPEARARGYGPGRFSFNVKGGRCEACKGDGLIRVEMHFLPDVYVQCETCQGRRYNRETLEIRYKGKRIDEVLDLTIAEALEFFAAIPLIQRRLQTLVDVGLAYVRLGQSATTLSGGEAQRVKLSRELAKRASGRTLYILDEPTTGLHFHDVRQLLEVLHRLRDQGNTVVVIEHNLDVIKTADWIIDLGPEGGDKGGEIVATGTPEAIAAEPRSHTGRFLAPLLARGW